A genomic segment from Pseudomonas sp. S09G 359 encodes:
- a CDS encoding ATP-binding protein produces the protein MTKPSLLFWKLFLAFWLATTLTFLVGVGVLELGRFRPNDPHVQTILAAEEQLLQQFGIEAAGQLLTVWERPKDEAIGIYDSAGQLRAGLPVAQPAYERSVVSKEGLTLSIRSTHMPDEHGRPWPQMPLIIGTLMSALFSGYMAYYLAWPLAYLRRAMSDAAQGRFETRVKPAMGKRRDEIVDLAEDCDRMANQLKVLVEAQQQLLHDISHELRSPLTRLQAAIGLLRQDATRLEMLGRIERESVRMDTLIEALLTLARLQGRPDSIEREPVDIVELLAMIVEDAQFEAGIKGCRVHLQACPPFIACVSGELLYRCFENVIRNAVRYTRPDTTVQVTAQVNPEANRLRVQVSDQGPGVENHRLRSIFQPFERGVGDASVGFGLGLAIAARAVQMHGGTITAHNEANGGLTVEVNLHSALSLHDITLA, from the coding sequence CTGACGTTTCTGGTGGGGGTGGGCGTGCTTGAACTGGGCCGCTTCCGCCCGAACGATCCGCATGTGCAAACCATCCTGGCGGCCGAAGAGCAACTGCTGCAGCAATTCGGTATCGAGGCGGCCGGCCAGCTCCTTACGGTCTGGGAGCGTCCGAAGGATGAGGCCATCGGCATCTACGACAGCGCGGGTCAATTACGCGCAGGGTTGCCAGTTGCGCAGCCGGCCTATGAGCGCTCGGTCGTCAGCAAAGAGGGCCTGACGCTGTCGATTCGCTCCACTCACATGCCGGATGAACATGGCCGGCCCTGGCCGCAGATGCCGTTGATCATCGGCACGCTGATGAGCGCACTGTTCAGCGGCTACATGGCGTACTACCTGGCGTGGCCCCTGGCGTACCTGCGCCGGGCAATGAGCGACGCGGCGCAGGGGCGCTTCGAAACCCGGGTCAAACCCGCGATGGGCAAGCGCCGCGATGAAATCGTCGATTTGGCCGAAGACTGCGACCGCATGGCCAACCAGCTGAAGGTGCTGGTGGAAGCCCAGCAACAGTTGCTGCACGACATCTCCCACGAACTGCGCTCACCGCTGACCCGTCTGCAGGCGGCCATCGGCCTGCTGCGCCAGGATGCCACGCGCCTGGAAATGCTCGGACGCATCGAGCGTGAATCCGTGCGCATGGACACCCTGATCGAGGCGCTGCTGACCCTGGCGCGTCTGCAAGGCCGGCCCGATAGCATTGAGCGCGAGCCGGTGGATATCGTCGAACTGCTGGCGATGATCGTCGAAGATGCACAGTTCGAAGCGGGGATCAAAGGCTGCCGCGTACACCTGCAAGCGTGCCCGCCGTTTATTGCCTGTGTCAGTGGCGAGCTGTTGTACCGCTGCTTCGAGAACGTGATCCGCAATGCCGTGCGTTACACCCGGCCGGACACCACGGTGCAGGTTACCGCGCAGGTCAACCCCGAAGCGAACCGCCTGCGCGTGCAGGTCAGCGACCAGGGGCCAGGCGTTGAAAACCACCGGCTACGCAGCATCTTCCAGCCGTTCGAACGGGGCGTGGGCGATGCCAGCGTAGGCTTTGGCCTGGGCTTGGCCATCGCGGCGCGGGCCGTGCAAATGCACGGCGGCACGATCACGGCGCACAACGAAGCGAACGGCGGGCTGACCGTGGAGGTGAACCTGCACAGCGCGCTATCTTTACACGACATTACATTGGCTTGA